A stretch of the Amia ocellicauda isolate fAmiCal2 chromosome 10, fAmiCal2.hap1, whole genome shotgun sequence genome encodes the following:
- the rp9 gene encoding retinitis pigmentosa 9 protein yields MSKRKRPRDDDDREERRRHKDESKHHDKYTTKKTKELTQEVKKLKHVETFYEKPPPGLIKEDEYKPEDCIPDAPGNEDARDFLAHAPTKGLWMPLGKEVKVMQCWRCKRYGHRTGDKECPFFIKGNQKLEQFRVAHEDPMYDLIRENRRHEKEMRIQQLQQLLEDTTSDSESSSSSSSNSSSSHSDKDRKRRRKKKDKKKKEKKKRKKKRKHKSSKSSESSGSN; encoded by the exons ATGTCCAAAAGAAAGCGACCCAGAGACGACGACGACAGGGAAGAGCGCAGAAGACACAAGGACGAGAGCAAGCACCATGACAAGTACACGACGAAGAAAACCAAAGAACTTACCCAAGAAGTGAAAAAACTGAAACACGTAGAGACCTT ttaCGAGAAACCTCCTCCTGGTCTGATTAAG GAGGACGAATACAAGCCTGAGGACTGTATTCCTGATGCACCAGGGAACGAAGATGCCCGAGACTTCCTGGCTCATGCGCCCACCAAGGGATTGTGGATGCCCCTGGGGAAAGAAGTGAAAGTCATGCAGT GCTGGAGATGCAAGCGCTATGGTCACAGGACTGGTGACAAAGAATGTCCCTTCTTTATCAAAGGAAATCAGAAGCTGGAACAATTCAGAGTT GCACATGAAGACCCAATGTATGACCTGATTAGAGAAAACAGACGCCATGAAAAGGAGATGag GATACAGCAGCTACAGCAACTGCTAGAAGACACGACCTCTGACtcggagagcagcagcagcagcagcagcaactcaTCATCATCACACTCTGACAAGgacaggaagaggaggaggaagaagaaggacaagaagaagaaagagaagaaaaagaggaaaaagaagagaaagcaCAAGTCTTCCAAATCAAGTGAGAGCTCTGGTTCAAACTGA